The sequence below is a genomic window from Haematobia irritans isolate KBUSLIRL chromosome 3, ASM5000362v1, whole genome shotgun sequence.
aaaatgtataaaaacaaagtttagttcctctttattaataagtagtccacgaggagttgacggacaccttcaaatctaaaagcgggcattaagttcgagttttgcagctagaacaattgaaaaagtttattttctttaaaatgaattattaaagaaaagtaaaaggcaaaacagggcaattttcaaaaaaaaaagacaatttgCCACTTTTGTATTCGAAATCTTATCAACAATATCTGAGTTGAATTCATAGCAACTGAATACACATCTGTCGTAAATTTTGAAGTCATTCATCTCAATTCCACTGTTTAACTCTGTTTATTGAGATATTTTCTTACTTACCGAAATATCCACAAACAATGTACTATGGAGCGTTTTAGCATACAGCGGAAGAGTATTTAAGGTCGCACTGCATATCACAAATGATCAGAAATCTCCAGTGTTTCAAAAAAGTCtatacgacattttccaaaaatacgcAAATTCTTCCTATAGCAATCAGCAATCCGCAATCAATCAAAATGATCAACATCAAAATCGCAGGTAAGCTCATTTAGTTCATCAAAGGATGTGTATGTCATCTAACTCAAGTTTATCTCATTTATGCTCTTTTCAGTTCTTCTATGCTTGTGCTTTACATTCGCCTTCGCAGGTACCGAGACACTTAGCAGCAGTATTGAAAAATTAACGAATTGTTTACGTTCTAATAACAGCGCACAAATAcctatttttttgaaatgggaattgaaaatttgcgcCGAAGCGCTGTATAAAAGTATCATTGGTCAAATGGAATCTGAATGCAAAGATGTGGTAATACCTCAACCATGTACAATAGATTCTGGATACGAACCTGAAGATTCGCTAAAAATACTACGGGGCTGTAAAGAAATGACAGATAAATGCAATATATCGGTCAGTGAAACACATCTTTCAGTCCTTGGTTGTGTAATAGACATTATTTGTGCATTACTGGGCCAATTGctaggataaaatttgcttgttCATTTTGGAAGTTGAaagttgttttgttattgtgtaccccatatagttttttgattataatttatataagcctacttaatttattgtattatattctcaaaaacaaaaaaaaaaacaaaaaataataataataaaaaaatagtctTTTAAGCAGcatttaatttgtttgtttttttttcactttatatGTTTCGATTTTCAATACTCCATGTGATATTCCATATggcagaagaaaaaaattagtttaattgAATCCACGTTGTTATCagacaatataaaaataaaatttttatttgcgtTATATGCAGTGTTACGGTTGCGTAACAttggtggcaaatttgccactttttaattaaattctttaTACTGTaagtatataatttaattttatacatcTTACGGCTATCCCAAATACCCTTAAGATTacagatacactcaaaaaaaaaagtgaactctctatttcactaaagccaatttaactttcgtttagttcatggaattattatgtttggaaaaagtttcctctactctaataattttttgtgtacggtagttaaattaactaaaatcgaggaaaaaaatatacacaaatgaaagataaagattaactaaattcgtgtcttccacaaaatagttcaatatttctttaaatttgtaaattttactacaaatgcgttcatcatgaacttcgtatgtcactaaagacattcttgcaattttgaactccaattttttccttcaaact
It includes:
- the LOC142230580 gene encoding uncharacterized protein LOC142230580 gives rise to the protein MINIKIAVLLCLCFTFAFAGTETLSSSIEKLTNCLRSNNSAQIPIFLKWELKICAEALYKSIIGQMESECKDVVIPQPCTIDSGYEPEDSLKILRGCKEMTDKCNISVSETHLSVLGCVIDIICALLGQLLG